In the Lampris incognitus isolate fLamInc1 chromosome 11, fLamInc1.hap2, whole genome shotgun sequence genome, one interval contains:
- the fap gene encoding dipeptidyl peptidase 4 → MGCSKVHWGVVVGAAVLITLITIPVAVYLNRADAGGKRSYTLADYFNDTIRWRSYSLRWISDNEYLHKTRQGNVILYNVGTNEETLMLSSEIFAQVNATDYILSADHKYVCFESNYTKQWRHSYTASYSIYDKDSSAFLTSVSLPVDVQYFSWGPKGNTFAYIWNFNIYLKTSVTAVPIQVTHNGKKNEILNGVPDWVYEEEVFSSNEAIWWSTNGRFLAYTELNDTEVQRVEFSLYGSGQYPVTVAVPYPKAGSTIPKVKLFVVDTTNPSSRTQVAAPKSLASGDHYLSSVTWVTDERVAVQWLIRQQNYVLVQLYDFDGGSWVEKQKFEQASKTGWVGHYSPLPLFFAKDNLSFYKVMSDTNGYKHIHYVTDGKATPITSGKWEVIYISKLTKDSIYYISNEYQGRPGQRNLYKIMIGPSHSAPRCLTCDLLKDKCQYNSAYFSTDASYFRMDCYGPGMPLFTLRDNRGSGAELRVLEDNEELQNILTGFHMPTMQRGTLRVAGFDLWYQMMLPPNFTKTKKYPLLIDVYGGPCSQKADFRFRLNWGSYLSSAEGVIVASFDGRGSGYQGDEIMHSLYQRLGTFEVEDQITAVRKFIDMGFIDEKRIAIWGWSYGGYVTSMALGAGTGLFTCGIAVAPVSKWEYYDAVYTERYMSKPTENADSYKNSTVTSRARNFKSVNYLLVHGTADDNVHFQQAAQISKALVDEEVDFEAMWYADKDHGLGGSAIHHVYTHMSHFLQKCLVSTGQV, encoded by the exons ATG GGCTGCAGTAAGGTGcactggggggtggtggtgggggcagcCGTCCTCATCACGCTGATCACCATCCCGGTGGCAGTTTATCTGAACA GGGCGGATGCAGGGGGCAAAAGGTCTTACACGCTCGCCGATTACTTCAACGACACCATCAGGTGGAGATCGTACAGCTTGCGATGGATATCAG ATAACGAGTATCTTCATAAGACAAGACAAGGCAACGTTATACTCTACAACGTTGGGACGAACGAGGAGACGCTAATGTTGAGCAGCGAAATCTTT GCCCAAGTCAATGCCACAGACTACATCCTCTCTGCTGACCATAAATATGTCTGCTTTGAAAGCAATTATACGAAG CAATGGAGACATTCATACACAGCCTCCTACTCCATCTATGATAAGGACAGTTC AGCATTTCTTACATCTGTGAGCCTTCCAGTAGACGTGCAGTACTTCTCCTGGGGCCCAAAAGGAAACACATTT GCCTACATCTGGAATTTCAACATTTATTTGAAAACCAGTGTTACTGCTGTACCCATACAAGTGACCCACAACGGGAAGAAGAACGAGATCCTTAATGGTGTCCCAGACTGGGTATATGAAG AGGAGGTGTTCTCGTCGAATGAGGCAATATGGTGGTCGACCAACGGAAGGTTTTTGGCGTATACAGAGCTGAATGATACAGAAGTCCAGAGGGTGGAGTTCTCCTTGTACGGATCAGGACAATACCCTGTGACGGTGGCTGTTCCATACCCGAAG GCTGGGTCAACCATCCCCAAGGTGAAACTCTTTGTTGTTGATACAACAAATCCATCAAGTCGCACACAGGTGGCTGCCCCAAAGTCCCTCGCTTCCGG TGACCACTATCTGAGCTCAGTGACCTGGGTTACGGATGAGCGCGTTGCTGTCCAGTGGCTCATACGACAACAGAATTACGTGCTTGTGCAGCTCTATGACTTCGATGGGGGCAGCTGGGTTGAAAAGCAG AAATTTGAGCAAGCGAGCAAGACAGGCTGGGTCGGCCAT TATTCACCCCTCCCGCTTTTCTTCGCCAAGGATAACCTCAGCTTCTACAAAGTAATGAGCGACACAAACGGCTACAAACACATTCACTACGTGACGGAT GGCAAGGCAACACCTATCACGTCGGGCAAATGGGAGGTCATctatatatccaagctaacaaagGATTCCAT ATATTACATCAGTAACGAGTACCAAGGAAGACCCGGACAGAGAAATCTGTACAA GATTATGATCGGACCGAGCCATTCTGCCCCCCGGTGTCTCACCTGTGACCTGCTAAAGGACAAGTGTCAGTACAACTCAGCTTACTTCAGCACCGATGCCTCCTACTTCCGAATGGACTGCTACG GACCCGGAATGCCTTTGTTTACCTTGAGGGACAACAGGGGCTCAGGTGCAG AGCTCAGGGTTCTGGAAGACAACGAGGAGCTGCAGAACATCCTAACGGGATTCCACATGCCCACCATGCAGCGCGGCACCCTGAGGGTCGCAGGTTTTG ATCTTTGGTATCAGATGATGTTACCGCCAAATTTTACGAAAACCAAAAAATACCCTCTTCTCATTGACGT GTACGGTGGCCCCTGCAGTCAGAAGGCAGACTTCCGTTTCAGGCTGAACTGGGGCTCCTACCTCTCCAGTGCCGAGGGCGTCATCGTTGCCAGTTTTGATGGGAGGGGAAGCGGCTACCAAGGTGACGAAATCATGCACTCACTCTACCAACGCCTGGGCACATTCGAAGTGGAGGATCAAATCACTGCTGTGAG GAAGTTCATCGACATGGGTTTTATAGATGAGAAGAGGATTGCTATTTGGGGCTGG TCGTACGGCGGCTACGTCACCTCCATGGCCCTGGGTGCGGGGACGGGACTCTTCACGTGTGGCATCGCAGTTGCTCCTGTATCCAAGTGGGAATATTATG ATGCCGTGTACACCGAGCGCTACATGAGCAAGCCAACAGAGAACGCCGACTCCTACAAG AATTCCACGGTGACGAGCAGAGCGAGGAATTTCAAATCGGTGAACTATCTGCTGGTCCACGGAACAGCCGACG ACAATGTTCACTTCCAGCAGGCCGCGCAAATCTCCAAAGCTCTGGTTGACGAGGAAGTGGACTTTGAGGCGATG TGGTACGCTGACAAGGACCACGGTCTCGGAGGGTCGGCCATCCACCACGTATACACCCACATGAGTCACTTCctgcagaaatgtctcgtcagcACCGGGCAGGTGTGA